A section of the Subtercola frigoramans genome encodes:
- a CDS encoding type II toxin-antitoxin system VapC family toxin codes for MNPQPRYALDTSVSVPLLVKAHDAHDVVSAWAAGRVLGLSGHALVETYSVLTRLPGDSRVDPADAVLLIDDNFPEHFVLSAEATSTSHRELARNGVSGGATYDGLVALAAREHEAVLVTRDARARQTYEALGVKVEIIAVPSVSR; via the coding sequence GTGAATCCACAGCCACGTTACGCGCTTGACACAAGTGTCTCTGTGCCGCTCCTGGTGAAGGCACACGACGCTCACGACGTCGTCTCTGCATGGGCCGCTGGCCGAGTGCTTGGACTCAGCGGACACGCCCTCGTCGAGACCTACTCGGTTCTGACTCGCCTCCCGGGAGATTCGCGGGTCGATCCCGCTGACGCCGTTCTGCTCATCGACGACAACTTTCCCGAGCATTTCGTGCTCTCCGCAGAAGCCACGAGCACGTCCCATCGCGAACTCGCGCGGAACGGCGTTTCGGGTGGAGCAACGTACGACGGTCTCGTTGCGCTGGCGGCCCGGGAGCATGAAGCGGTGCTTGTGACGCGCGATGCGCGGGCCAGACAGACCTACGAGGCCCTGGGCGTGAAGGTGGAGATCATCGCCGTCCCGAGCGTGTCACGGTGA
- a CDS encoding phage tail protein, translating to MPYVVDFQNVSTVGLETSPFADTLAGLRANEARYFKNKYDHVFEVTSVDDDPATLEWVTGILNDERDIVIGSRPLEVTSFEVEGIRMAYVFYESGLSINVMYSVEDGGKRAVGFKLSDGMEIPEELESRFKFARQKSKLAGTIRGSYFVIKGEH from the coding sequence ATGCCGTACGTCGTCGATTTCCAGAATGTCTCAACCGTCGGGCTGGAGACGTCTCCGTTCGCCGACACCCTTGCGGGCCTGCGCGCTAACGAGGCACGGTACTTCAAGAACAAGTACGACCACGTGTTCGAGGTCACCTCGGTTGATGACGATCCTGCGACGCTCGAGTGGGTGACGGGCATCCTGAACGACGAGCGTGACATCGTCATCGGTTCTCGCCCACTCGAGGTGACTTCCTTCGAAGTGGAGGGCATTCGCATGGCGTACGTCTTCTACGAATCCGGCTTGTCGATAAACGTGATGTACAGCGTCGAAGACGGGGGCAAGCGAGCGGTCGGCTTCAAGCTCTCCGACGGCATGGAGATCCCTGAAGAGCTGGAATCGCGGTTCAAGTTCGCCCGCCAGAAGTCGAAATTAGCGGGAACGATTCGCGGCTCGTACTTCGTGATCAAGGGCGAGCACTGA
- the ychF gene encoding redox-regulated ATPase YchF yields MALTIAIVGLPNVGKSTLFNALTKNQVLAANYPFATIEPNVGVVNLPDARLAELAKIYGSEKLLPAPVSFVDIAGIVKGASVGEGLGNKFLANIREADAIAQVVRGFIDPDVVHVDGKVDAASDLETINTELILADMQTLEKALARYEKEVKTKRIEPIVLQTAQAAHAILDSGKPLSSDSKIDLEPIRELGLLTAKPFIYVFNIDESVLADQARLAELAALVAPAKAIFLDAKLESELIDLEPEDAAELLASTGQEESGLDQLARIGFDTLGLQTYLTAGPKETRAWTIGKGWTAPQAAGVIHTDFQKGFIKAEIVSFDDLVEAGTMAEAKARGKVRIEGKEYVMHDGDVVEFRFNV; encoded by the coding sequence GTGGCTCTAACTATCGCAATCGTCGGGCTGCCCAATGTGGGCAAGTCCACCCTGTTCAATGCACTCACCAAGAACCAGGTGCTGGCGGCGAACTACCCGTTCGCAACCATCGAGCCGAACGTGGGTGTGGTGAACCTGCCGGATGCCCGGCTCGCCGAGCTCGCGAAGATCTACGGCAGCGAGAAGCTGCTGCCAGCGCCGGTGTCGTTCGTCGACATCGCCGGCATCGTCAAGGGCGCAAGCGTCGGGGAGGGCCTCGGCAACAAGTTCCTCGCGAACATCCGCGAGGCCGACGCGATCGCGCAGGTCGTGCGCGGGTTCATCGACCCCGACGTGGTGCACGTCGACGGCAAGGTCGACGCCGCGAGCGACCTCGAGACGATCAACACCGAGCTCATTCTGGCCGACATGCAGACCCTCGAGAAGGCGCTCGCCCGGTACGAGAAAGAGGTCAAGACGAAGCGCATCGAGCCGATCGTGCTGCAGACTGCGCAGGCCGCACATGCGATTCTCGACTCCGGCAAGCCGCTGTCCAGCGACTCGAAGATCGACCTCGAGCCCATCCGAGAGCTCGGCCTTCTCACCGCCAAGCCGTTCATCTACGTGTTCAACATCGACGAGTCGGTGCTCGCCGACCAGGCCAGGCTCGCCGAGCTCGCCGCTTTGGTTGCTCCCGCAAAGGCGATCTTCCTCGACGCGAAACTCGAATCTGAGCTCATCGACCTCGAGCCCGAAGACGCCGCTGAGCTCCTCGCGTCGACCGGCCAGGAGGAGAGCGGCCTCGACCAGCTCGCCCGCATTGGCTTCGATACCCTGGGCCTTCAGACCTACCTGACGGCGGGCCCGAAAGAGACCCGTGCCTGGACCATCGGCAAGGGCTGGACGGCCCCGCAGGCCGCCGGAGTCATCCACACCGACTTCCAGAAGGGCTTCATCAAGGCCGAGATCGTCTCGTTCGACGACCTGGTCGAGGCTGGCACCATGGCAGAGGCCAAGGCCCGCGGCAAGGTGCGCATCGAGGGCAAAGAATACGTGATGCACGATGGCGACGTGGTGGAGTTCCGCTTCAACGTCTAG
- a CDS encoding AbrB/MazE/SpoVT family DNA-binding domain-containing protein, which translates to MEATIDSGGRLLLPKSLRDALGLGPGSKVDVSPYGGGLQVTPGGRTARLERGEDGRLVASSETSVSDDVLFALIDSGRR; encoded by the coding sequence ATGGAAGCGACGATTGATTCTGGCGGCAGACTCCTTCTACCGAAGAGCCTTCGTGATGCCTTGGGTCTTGGCCCGGGTTCGAAAGTAGACGTGTCGCCCTATGGTGGAGGGCTGCAGGTGACGCCGGGCGGGCGGACTGCGCGGTTGGAGCGGGGTGAAGACGGGCGTCTGGTGGCCAGTTCAGAGACCTCTGTTTCAGACGATGTTCTTTTCGCACTGATCGATTCCGGGCGAAGGTGA
- a CDS encoding recombinase family protein → MTKRAAVYLRQSKSDQTGDGPDRQLERTRQLADHRGWTVAGTYVDDGVSASKARGAGTAWDRMLGDARGGLIDVVIGVDLDRLLRSTRDLNTLIDAGLQVVTVDGEIDLSTADGEFRATMLAGIARFEVRRKGERQTRANTQRAAKGGVPKGVRLTGYTTNGSVIPHETRLVRSLFDGFSTGLTLRTLARDHGTPTPSLSAHMTPSSVRTILTNPRYAGRRVYKGEVVGKGDWKPIVSEELFDSVARRLADPARKSNRTGSTARKHLGTSLFRCGECGDHPTVRTAGSGGRYWCQVCSMVRTMTPVDEFVLRLAEARLTQPDALAALTPDVETDPLRNEHATLAQRKADLAGLVADGTLSRADVKEAGDRLNARLAEIDRLLQAADSPVALLSEDEQWAGLGALNLDRQRALIETLMTVCLLRAPRGRKTFDPDTVSVTWKG, encoded by the coding sequence GTGACCAAACGTGCCGCCGTGTACCTGCGTCAATCTAAGTCCGATCAGACAGGTGACGGCCCTGACCGTCAGCTTGAGCGTACTCGGCAGCTGGCGGACCACCGGGGGTGGACGGTGGCCGGGACCTACGTCGATGACGGTGTGAGCGCTTCCAAGGCACGCGGCGCTGGGACAGCCTGGGATCGCATGCTTGGAGACGCCAGAGGCGGGCTGATCGACGTGGTGATCGGGGTGGACCTCGACCGCCTGCTCCGCTCGACGCGCGACCTGAACACGCTAATCGACGCCGGGCTGCAAGTAGTCACGGTCGATGGCGAGATTGACCTGTCCACCGCTGACGGCGAGTTCCGCGCAACGATGCTCGCAGGCATCGCCAGGTTCGAGGTCCGACGCAAGGGCGAGCGCCAGACCCGCGCCAACACTCAGCGCGCCGCCAAGGGTGGAGTCCCCAAGGGTGTACGCCTGACCGGTTACACGACTAATGGCTCCGTCATCCCGCACGAGACGCGTCTCGTCCGGTCGCTTTTCGATGGGTTCTCCACGGGGTTGACGCTGCGCACGTTGGCGCGAGACCACGGGACCCCGACGCCCTCGCTGTCGGCACACATGACGCCCTCATCCGTGCGCACGATCCTGACCAATCCACGTTACGCAGGGCGGCGCGTGTACAAGGGTGAAGTCGTGGGCAAAGGTGATTGGAAGCCAATCGTGTCGGAAGAGTTGTTCGACAGCGTTGCGCGCCGTCTGGCGGACCCAGCTCGCAAGTCAAACCGCACCGGCTCCACGGCACGCAAGCACCTGGGCACGTCGCTCTTCCGTTGCGGTGAATGCGGTGACCACCCGACTGTGCGCACGGCTGGCTCGGGCGGGCGGTACTGGTGCCAGGTGTGCAGCATGGTGCGGACGATGACCCCCGTGGATGAGTTTGTGCTCCGGTTAGCGGAAGCCCGCCTAACTCAGCCGGATGCGCTTGCCGCGCTCACACCGGATGTCGAGACCGACCCGCTGCGAAACGAGCACGCCACGCTCGCCCAGCGCAAGGCTGACCTAGCTGGCCTCGTGGCCGACGGCACTCTGTCTCGCGCTGATGTGAAGGAAGCCGGCGACCGATTGAACGCGCGCCTGGCAGAGATCGACCGCCTGCTGCAAGCTGCTGACAGCCCCGTGGCCCTACTGAGCGAGGACGAGCAGTGGGCTGGCTTGGGCGCGCTGAACCTCGATCGGCAGCGAGCACTTATTGAGACCCTGATGACTGTCTGTCTACTACGCGCACCACGGGGCAGGAAGACGTTCGACCCCGATACGGTGTCCGTTACCTGGAAGGGTTAG
- a CDS encoding isocitrate lyase: MTAYQDDIEAIEALKQEAGSSWDAISPESVARMRSQNRFRTGLQIAQYTADIMRKDMAEYDADSSVYTQSLGVWHGFIGQQKLISIKKHLKTTNKRYLYLSGWMVAALRSEFGPLPDQSMHEKTAVPALIEELYTFLRQADARELDLLFTRLDAARAAGDETSSELIQAQIDNYETHVVPIIADIDAGFGNPEATYLLAKKMIEAGACALQIENQVSDEKQCGHQDGKVTVPHEDFIAKINAVRYAFLELGIDNGVIVSRTDSLGAGLTQKLAVSRTPGDLGDQYNSFLDVEEIPEAGLSDGDVVIKRDGKLVRPKRLPSNLFQFREGTGEERCVLDSITSLQNGADLLWIETEKPHIAQIAGMMNEVRKVIPNAKLVYNNSPSFNWTTSFRQQAYDAFVEEGKDVSAYDRSKLMGVEYDDTELALVADESIRTFQRDSSAQAGIFHHLITLPTYHTAALSTDDLAKGYFADQGMLAYVKGVQRREIREGIATVKHQNMAGSDIGDNHKEYFAGDSALKAGGENNTMNQF; the protein is encoded by the coding sequence ATGACCGCCTACCAGGACGACATCGAAGCGATCGAAGCGCTGAAGCAGGAAGCCGGCAGCAGCTGGGATGCCATCAGCCCCGAGTCGGTCGCCCGCATGCGCTCACAGAACCGCTTCCGCACGGGCCTCCAGATCGCCCAGTACACCGCGGACATCATGCGCAAGGACATGGCGGAGTACGACGCTGATTCGTCTGTCTACACCCAGTCGCTCGGCGTCTGGCACGGCTTCATCGGCCAGCAGAAGCTCATCTCGATCAAGAAGCACCTCAAGACCACCAACAAGCGTTACCTCTACCTGTCGGGCTGGATGGTTGCTGCGCTGCGTTCGGAATTCGGGCCTCTCCCTGACCAGTCCATGCATGAGAAGACGGCCGTCCCGGCGCTCATCGAGGAGCTCTACACGTTCCTTCGCCAGGCCGACGCCCGTGAGCTCGACCTGCTTTTCACGAGACTGGATGCCGCCCGCGCCGCGGGCGACGAGACCTCGAGCGAGCTCATCCAGGCGCAGATCGACAACTACGAGACCCACGTCGTGCCGATCATCGCCGACATCGACGCTGGCTTCGGTAACCCGGAGGCCACGTACCTGCTGGCCAAGAAGATGATCGAGGCAGGCGCCTGCGCCCTCCAGATAGAGAACCAGGTCTCCGACGAGAAGCAGTGTGGTCACCAGGACGGCAAGGTCACGGTTCCCCACGAGGACTTCATCGCCAAGATCAACGCGGTGCGTTACGCGTTCCTCGAACTCGGCATCGACAACGGCGTGATCGTCTCGCGCACCGACTCGCTCGGCGCCGGCCTCACGCAGAAGCTCGCTGTGAGCCGCACGCCCGGCGACCTCGGCGACCAGTACAATTCGTTCCTCGACGTTGAGGAGATCCCCGAGGCGGGGCTCAGCGATGGCGACGTCGTCATCAAGCGTGACGGCAAGCTCGTGCGCCCGAAACGACTGCCCAGCAACCTCTTCCAGTTCAGAGAGGGAACCGGTGAGGAGCGTTGCGTGCTCGACAGCATCACCTCGCTGCAGAACGGTGCCGACCTGCTGTGGATCGAGACGGAGAAGCCGCACATCGCTCAGATCGCCGGAATGATGAACGAGGTTCGCAAGGTCATCCCGAACGCCAAGCTGGTCTACAACAACAGCCCGTCTTTCAACTGGACCACCAGCTTCCGCCAGCAGGCCTATGACGCCTTCGTCGAAGAGGGCAAAGACGTCTCGGCGTACGACCGCAGCAAGCTCATGGGCGTCGAGTACGACGACACCGAACTGGCGCTGGTTGCCGATGAGAGCATCCGCACCTTCCAGCGCGACAGCTCGGCACAGGCCGGTATCTTCCACCACCTGATCACGCTGCCCACGTACCACACGGCTGCGCTGTCGACGGATGACCTGGCCAAGGGCTACTTCGCCGACCAGGGCATGCTCGCCTACGTCAAGGGCGTGCAGCGCCGCGAGATCCGTGAGGGAATCGCCACAGTGAAGCACCAGAACATGGCCGGATCCGACATCGGTGACAACCACAAGGAGTACTTCGCCGGCGATTCGGCCCTCAAGGCCGGCGGCGAGAACAACACGATGAACCAGTTCTAG
- a CDS encoding DUF1048 domain-containing protein: protein MWIDKLIGDLGDKKSYLEYKARVKRLPAGYREAAKALERYLMYMGPSDDGKALIAMLDDLAELFEQAVADGTPIRTLVGDDPAEFAETFLENYAGGSWIRKERARLAESINSAVAEKAS from the coding sequence ATGTGGATCGACAAACTCATCGGCGACCTCGGCGACAAGAAGAGCTATCTGGAATACAAGGCACGCGTGAAGCGGCTTCCTGCCGGGTATCGCGAAGCTGCCAAGGCGCTCGAGCGATACCTGATGTACATGGGTCCGAGCGATGACGGCAAGGCGCTCATCGCGATGCTCGATGATCTGGCCGAACTCTTCGAGCAGGCCGTTGCCGACGGAACGCCCATTCGCACGCTCGTCGGGGACGACCCCGCCGAATTCGCGGAGACCTTCCTCGAGAACTATGCCGGGGGCAGCTGGATCCGCAAGGAGCGCGCGCGGCTCGCCGAATCCATCAACAGCGCGGTCGCCGAAAAGGCCAGCTAG
- a CDS encoding AAA family ATPase, which translates to MKLVAVTVKNFRNFVEAQRVEIEEDVTVLVGKNESGKTTVLKALHRLNPANGDSRKFDLVTEYPRWRLAKDRRNDDNLSATYPVVAEFTPEHDK; encoded by the coding sequence GTGAAGCTCGTTGCCGTCACCGTTAAGAATTTCCGCAACTTTGTCGAAGCTCAGCGCGTTGAGATCGAGGAGGATGTGACGGTCTTGGTCGGCAAGAACGAGTCTGGCAAGACCACAGTTCTGAAAGCTCTCCACAGGCTGAATCCAGCCAACGGCGATAGTCGCAAGTTCGACCTGGTGACTGAATACCCCCGTTGGCGACTCGCGAAGGACCGACGAAACGACGACAACCTGTCCGCGACGTACCCCGTCGTCGCGGAGTTCACTCCCGAACACGATAAATGA
- a CDS encoding LPO_1073/Vpar_1526 family protein, giving the protein MTAEQSQKGGQGSKQVQIAGDYIVNVGITEERAQEISIATARRVVEEFAVESHQILEARVEELDQRVIKNLSNADALDSFADPAFIRSYRKAQEGAASSERPSDYDMLAALLTDRAKNPRERPRIVGIDGAIDIVDRVDAEALRALTVCNAVAQWTPTGSVVGQGLQLLDSIFASLIDGPLPEGTDWLDHLDALNAVRRNTLGGMKTMEQFYGEQLVGYIAPGVTAEAIPQFVGAELAEEPWPVLVVPHELKQGYFRTGVTSVVELEKVLRAAGKPDAYVQTVMSRAASEFGLGQQDDAARAELMTRIRALSNFGLVADWWDRNAENGYYITPIGRSLARANAFRLDTGNRLPRE; this is encoded by the coding sequence ATGACGGCTGAGCAAAGCCAGAAGGGCGGACAGGGCTCTAAACAGGTTCAGATCGCAGGCGACTACATAGTCAACGTGGGTATCACCGAGGAGCGCGCGCAAGAGATTTCTATCGCCACGGCTCGACGTGTCGTCGAGGAGTTCGCGGTCGAGTCGCACCAAATACTGGAAGCTCGGGTTGAAGAACTTGACCAACGCGTCATCAAGAACCTATCCAATGCTGACGCGCTCGATTCATTCGCGGACCCCGCCTTTATCCGCTCGTACCGAAAGGCCCAGGAAGGTGCGGCATCCAGCGAGCGCCCGTCTGACTATGACATGCTGGCGGCGTTGCTAACCGATCGAGCAAAGAACCCGCGCGAGCGCCCACGCATCGTTGGGATCGACGGCGCAATCGACATTGTCGATCGCGTGGACGCCGAGGCCCTCCGGGCTCTAACCGTTTGCAATGCGGTCGCGCAGTGGACGCCTACGGGGTCCGTGGTCGGTCAGGGCCTCCAGCTCCTCGACTCGATCTTCGCGTCGCTCATCGATGGACCCCTGCCCGAAGGTACAGATTGGCTTGACCATCTGGACGCGCTGAACGCCGTCCGCCGCAACACCCTTGGAGGAATGAAAACGATGGAGCAGTTCTACGGCGAGCAACTCGTTGGCTACATTGCTCCGGGTGTCACTGCCGAGGCGATACCCCAGTTCGTCGGCGCTGAGCTAGCTGAGGAACCTTGGCCAGTGTTGGTCGTGCCTCACGAGTTGAAGCAGGGGTACTTCCGAACCGGAGTTACGAGCGTCGTTGAGCTCGAGAAGGTGCTTCGCGCCGCTGGCAAGCCGGACGCATATGTGCAGACGGTGATGAGTCGAGCGGCGTCGGAATTTGGTTTGGGTCAGCAGGACGACGCGGCGCGAGCAGAACTGATGACTCGAATTCGTGCGTTATCGAATTTTGGCCTTGTCGCTGATTGGTGGGATCGGAACGCTGAAAATGGGTACTACATCACACCCATTGGAAGATCACTTGCCCGAGCGAATGCATTCCGCCTCGACACCGGAAACCGGCTCCCACGCGAGTAG
- a CDS encoding CoA-acylating methylmalonate-semialdehyde dehydrogenase: protein MSDVTSPLPVVNHWIDGQEHVSNSGRTAPVFDPAKGVQTKSVALADASEIAAAIASAKAAFPAWRDTSMAKRQQILFTFRELLAARRGELAEILTEEHGKVLSDAAGEITRGLEVVEFATGFPHLIKGEYSENVSTGVDVYSTRQPLGVVGVISPFNFPAMVPLWFFPIAIAAGNTVVLKPSEKDPSSANWLAALFAEAGLPDGVLNVLHGDKEAVDGLLTSPDVKSISFVGSTPIAQYVYETATKHGKRVQALGGAKNHMLVLPDADLDLAADAAVNAGFGSAGERCMAISVVVAVEPVADQLISKIVSRVAGLTVGDGRRSCDMGPLVTEVHRDKVASYIDIATEDGATVVVDGRGIDVDGDADGFWLGPTLIDNVSTSSRVYTDEIFGPVLSIVRVPSYDAGLELINASRYGNGTAIFTNDGGAARRFQNEVEVGMIGINVPIPVPVAYYSFGGFKDSIFGDSKAYGPDGFHFFTRQKAITSRWLDPSHGGINLGFPQN from the coding sequence ATGTCAGACGTCACTTCACCCCTGCCCGTCGTCAACCACTGGATCGACGGCCAGGAGCACGTCAGCAACAGTGGCCGCACCGCACCCGTCTTCGACCCGGCGAAGGGCGTGCAGACCAAGAGCGTCGCCCTCGCCGATGCCTCAGAGATCGCCGCCGCCATCGCCTCGGCCAAAGCCGCCTTTCCGGCCTGGCGCGACACCTCGATGGCCAAGCGCCAGCAGATCCTCTTCACCTTTCGCGAGTTGCTGGCGGCACGGCGCGGCGAGCTGGCCGAAATCCTCACCGAGGAGCACGGAAAGGTGCTGAGCGACGCTGCTGGCGAGATCACCCGCGGCCTCGAGGTCGTCGAATTCGCGACGGGGTTCCCGCATCTCATCAAGGGCGAGTACTCCGAGAACGTGAGTACCGGTGTCGATGTGTATTCGACGCGCCAGCCCCTCGGTGTTGTCGGGGTCATCAGTCCCTTCAACTTTCCGGCGATGGTGCCGCTGTGGTTCTTCCCGATCGCCATCGCTGCCGGCAACACCGTCGTGCTGAAGCCGAGTGAGAAAGACCCGTCGTCGGCGAACTGGCTCGCAGCACTCTTCGCCGAAGCCGGCCTTCCCGACGGTGTGCTGAACGTCTTGCACGGTGACAAGGAGGCAGTGGATGGCCTGCTCACGAGCCCCGATGTGAAGTCGATCTCGTTCGTGGGTTCGACGCCGATCGCCCAGTACGTGTACGAGACGGCGACGAAGCACGGCAAGCGGGTGCAGGCCCTGGGAGGCGCGAAGAACCACATGCTCGTGCTGCCCGACGCCGACCTCGACCTGGCAGCCGACGCGGCCGTGAATGCTGGGTTCGGCTCGGCCGGAGAGCGCTGCATGGCGATCTCCGTCGTCGTTGCTGTCGAGCCTGTGGCCGACCAGCTCATCTCGAAGATCGTCTCCCGCGTTGCTGGCCTCACGGTGGGCGACGGCCGACGCTCGTGCGACATGGGGCCGCTTGTCACTGAGGTGCACCGTGACAAGGTCGCCTCCTACATCGACATCGCCACAGAAGACGGCGCCACGGTTGTCGTCGACGGTCGCGGCATCGACGTCGATGGTGATGCGGACGGCTTCTGGCTCGGCCCGACGCTGATCGACAACGTCTCGACGTCGTCGCGTGTCTACACAGACGAGATCTTCGGCCCGGTGCTGTCGATCGTTCGCGTGCCCTCCTACGACGCGGGCCTCGAGCTCATCAACGCCTCGCGTTATGGCAACGGCACGGCGATCTTCACCAACGACGGGGGAGCGGCACGTCGCTTCCAGAACGAGGTCGAAGTCGGCATGATCGGTATCAACGTGCCTATCCCGGTGCCCGTGGCCTACTACTCGTTCGGCGGCTTCAAGGACTCCATCTTCGGCGACAGCAAGGCGTACGGCCCCGACGGGTTCCACTTCTTCACGCGCCAGAAGGCCATTACCTCGCGCTGGCTCGACCCCAGCCACGGCGGCATCAACCTCGGTTTTCCGCAGAACTGA
- a CDS encoding DUF4143 domain-containing protein, whose protein sequence is MRRNTQPERLRSVLRLIAANQAGELVKARIATQANIPPSTISGYFDLVEALFLVETLPPWTPNLTKREVGRAKAFISDSALALRLGRLSESQLSSVVGGDQLGGLIEAFAVSELIKQSGWSDEEFELFHYRDRNGLEVDAIIEFAHGTIFGIEVKASKTFKSDHFAGLQALAAKAGSRFIGGVVLNTADQGCQYAPGLYGLPISALWEL, encoded by the coding sequence ATTCGACGGAACACACAACCGGAGCGGCTTCGTTCAGTCTTGCGGCTCATAGCGGCAAACCAGGCGGGCGAACTCGTGAAGGCGCGCATTGCGACGCAGGCTAACATCCCACCTTCGACGATCAGCGGGTACTTCGATCTCGTCGAAGCCCTGTTTCTGGTGGAGACTCTGCCGCCCTGGACCCCGAACCTCACAAAGCGAGAAGTCGGCCGTGCGAAGGCGTTCATCTCCGATTCGGCCTTGGCGCTCCGGCTCGGACGGCTATCGGAGTCCCAGCTGTCATCAGTGGTTGGTGGGGATCAGCTTGGTGGTCTGATCGAAGCGTTCGCGGTTAGCGAACTCATCAAGCAGTCCGGGTGGAGCGATGAGGAGTTCGAACTCTTTCACTATCGAGACCGAAATGGTTTGGAGGTTGACGCCATCATCGAATTCGCCCATGGCACGATTTTTGGCATTGAGGTCAAGGCGTCGAAGACGTTCAAATCTGATCACTTCGCAGGGCTTCAGGCCCTTGCCGCCAAAGCAGGCTCCAGATTCATCGGGGGTGTCGTTCTCAACACGGCAGACCAGGGGTGTCAGTACGCCCCGGGCCTCTACGGCCTCCCGATATCTGCCCTCTGGGAGCTCTAG
- a CDS encoding ABC-F family ATP-binding cassette domain-containing protein, which translates to MSLVRLNDVSVSFERTPVLREAFFRLEPRDRVGMIGRNGSGKSTLLKLILEQVSPDSGTVTLEPGLRLGYFSQFSELDGEQSITEVLEGLFTGIHDIEAELADIDAAVALDSSASPALDALIERQAALFEEMERLDGWDYQRHIDTALSTLGFDEAHRSCPIDDLSGGWRNRAALAKIVLEKPDVLLLDEPTNFLDVAGVEWLESWFRDFRGAAIVVSHDRTFLDSVVTRIIELENFHLHEYPGNFDEYVIQKQFRLKTLEQQFVHESELLAFESEGISDRREAAKNASRSLGKQLSTIKKARTPRPVDQIITEIYGGLHVKDVLCRVESLNKSYGDKVLFDGLTLEIRRGNRIVVLGSNGSGKSTLLRVLIGEERADAGTVDWPKGVAVVSYNRMLAELDDTDTVTHAVNALPDSLALTATRKSVGRFLSMFQFSEADLKQRIGSLSGGQRARVAMAQCLLSGASVLLLDEPTNHLDLASTQVMERAIQHFPGAVVVVSHDRFFTEKIANRYLVFGSDAAAPGEIDLRVA; encoded by the coding sequence ATGAGTCTCGTACGGCTGAACGACGTCAGCGTGAGCTTCGAGCGCACACCCGTGCTCCGCGAGGCATTCTTCCGCCTCGAACCGCGCGACAGGGTCGGGATGATCGGGCGCAACGGTTCGGGTAAGTCGACGCTCCTCAAGCTCATCCTCGAGCAGGTGTCTCCTGACTCCGGTACCGTCACGCTGGAACCGGGCCTGAGACTCGGTTACTTCTCCCAGTTCTCGGAACTCGATGGCGAGCAGTCGATCACGGAGGTTCTCGAGGGCCTCTTCACGGGCATCCATGACATCGAGGCGGAGCTTGCCGATATCGATGCCGCAGTCGCACTCGACTCGTCGGCGAGCCCGGCGCTCGACGCGCTCATCGAACGCCAGGCAGCGCTCTTCGAGGAGATGGAGCGACTGGATGGCTGGGACTACCAGCGACACATCGACACGGCTCTCTCGACGCTGGGTTTCGATGAGGCGCACCGAAGCTGCCCCATCGACGACCTCTCTGGCGGCTGGCGCAACCGGGCTGCGCTGGCGAAGATCGTGCTCGAGAAGCCCGACGTGCTGCTGCTCGACGAGCCCACGAACTTTCTCGACGTGGCCGGGGTTGAGTGGCTCGAAAGTTGGTTCCGCGACTTCCGCGGCGCGGCCATCGTCGTCTCGCACGATCGAACGTTCCTCGACTCGGTCGTCACCCGCATCATCGAGCTTGAGAACTTCCACCTGCACGAGTACCCGGGCAACTTCGACGAGTACGTCATCCAGAAGCAATTCAGGCTGAAGACTCTCGAGCAGCAGTTCGTGCACGAGTCGGAACTGCTCGCATTCGAGTCAGAGGGTATCTCCGACCGGCGGGAGGCCGCGAAGAACGCCAGCCGCAGCCTCGGCAAGCAGCTCTCGACCATCAAGAAGGCCCGTACGCCCCGGCCCGTCGACCAGATTATCACCGAGATCTACGGCGGTCTGCACGTGAAAGACGTGCTGTGCCGGGTCGAGTCGCTCAACAAGTCCTACGGCGACAAGGTGCTCTTCGACGGCCTCACGCTCGAGATCCGCCGCGGCAACCGCATCGTCGTGCTGGGCTCCAACGGCAGCGGCAAGAGTACCCTGCTGCGCGTGCTCATCGGCGAAGAGCGTGCCGATGCGGGAACGGTCGACTGGCCCAAGGGCGTGGCCGTCGTCTCTTACAACCGGATGCTCGCCGAACTCGACGACACCGACACCGTCACCCATGCAGTCAATGCATTGCCCGACAGCCTCGCGCTCACCGCCACGCGAAAGTCGGTCGGCCGCTTCCTGTCGATGTTCCAGTTCTCGGAGGCCGACCTCAAGCAGCGCATCGGAAGCCTCTCCGGTGGCCAGCGCGCCCGAGTCGCCATGGCCCAGTGCCTTCTCTCGGGTGCATCAGTTCTGCTGCTCGACGAGCCGACGAACCACCTCGACCTCGCAAGCACCCAGGTGATGGAGCGCGCGATCCAGCACTTTCCGGGCGCCGTCGTCGTGGTCAGCCACGACCGGTTCTTCACCGAGAAGATCGCGAACCGCTACCTGGTGTTCGGGTCTGACGCGGCTGCTCCGGGCGAGATCGACCTGCGCGTAGCGTGA